TGCAACAGAAGGTTATTTGTTGGGTCCAATTCTTGAAGAATTCAGATCGAAGAAAGAAGAGCTTACCAATTCGTTGTTTGAAATATTTAACGCTGCTCAGCAGAAAACGAATAACCGCAGTTTTGATACAGCACCAGCAATTGTTTATTCTGTGCAGGGTGGAATTGGTACACACGAAGAAGATGAATTTCTGCACACGCAATACGGTATTGAAAGCACTGGTTGGGGCACACCATTCTTATTAGTGCCGGAAGCCACCACAGTTGATGATGAAACCATGCAACTCTTATGTGCAGCAAAAGAAAAAGATGTGGTGCTGAGTAACAACTCGCCATTAGGTGTGCGTTTTCATTATCTCAAAGGAACAAGTTCTGCGAAAGAAAAGGCAGCAAGGATCAGCAATGGAAATCCCGGCAGCCCTTGCACGGAAAAACATTTGTCGTTTAATACAGAGTTTACCAAAGAACCGATTTGCACTGCATCTAAAAAATACCAGAAACTGAAACTTGAACAACTGCAATCACTCGAACTTCCAAAACAGGAATACGAAAAGCAGGTGCAGGAAGTTTTGGATAAAGAATGTTTATGCGTTGGTCTCAGCAACTCTGCTGCCATTAACTGTCAGCAGCCGTTTGTAAAGAAACTGGAAGCAGTAACAATTTGTCCGGGTCCGAACATCGCAAATTTCTCCAAAGTGGTTTCATTGCAAACCATGACCGATCATATCTACGGCCGTGAAAATATTATAGAAAATAAAAGCAGGCCGCACATGTTTATTGCCGAGCTGAATTTATACATGAATTATTTACGGGAACAACTCGCAGATAGTAAAGCAAATGAACAAGATGCAAAAAAGAAAAAATACATTGCTTCATTCTGCAACAACCTGCGTGAAGGCATTCAGTATTACCGAAGCCTAACCAATGTAGCAGCAGGTGGGAGAGAGGCTTTTGATGCTGCATTGCAGAAAACAGAAATGGAATTAGATGTTTTATTGTGTTGATTCAATATCGAAGAAAAGCAAAAGCCTTACTGTTTTCAGCAAGGCTTTTATGTTATGAATTCTCTCTTTTTATTCTTCAAACGAAATGCATCTGACGTTGGTTTATTGAAGAACAAATTGCTGTGTTAGAATTTTTCCTTGGTTAATTACGGTTACGAAATATACTCCGGAAGATAATTTTTCCAAATTGATCGGTATTATGATCTGTTCATTATTAATCGATGCTATTGTTTTCTCCCATATCAATTTTCCATCCCAACTTCTTAAAATAACTGAACTCTGACCTTTAAGCTTTGCTTTAATAACCAGTTGTGCAATGTTCTTTGCTGGATTTGGAGCAATCTTCAGTGAGCCCTCCAGCAGCTGTATACCTGATATGCCTGTAACAACATCAACAGAGCGAATGCTGATTTTTGATTGATTCGTAACAATTGGCAAATTATAATCGAAATAAATACTTGCTTTATTACGAATCGTATCTCCCGGCAGCAGATTTGCGTTTGCTTTTATTCTGAATAAAACATATCCATTACTTCCGGCTTTGTCCCGTGTGCTGTCTGGCAACATGATGTTTTTAAATAACCAACATACCTGATTGTTGTTTTCTACTGTTACTTTGTTCGAGTGACTACTTTCAATCATCTCGAAACTACCCCAGTTTAATTTAGATTCAAGTGTGTCCCTCAGTATTACGTTATACGCTGCTGCATTTCCTGTATTCTGGAACCGGATCATGTAATAGATCCATGCAGTAGAATCAATTTCAGTTTTTCGCATTATACCCGCCCTGTTATCACGTTTATCATTAGGGTCATAAGCATTTACTACGAGTTGGTTGTATTTGTATTCATTATCAGTTGCATCAATTTCGCCTGTGTATCCGTTCAAAAGAATGCCATATCGTAATGTGTCTCCACCATTCACGGTGGGGGGAACGGCAACTGTTCCACTTATTTTAATTGTAAATACAGAATCAGGATTTGGAAGAAGTGTACCAATGCTCCAGGTAATGCTGTCATTTGAAATTGAACTGGCTGCCGGCTTTAAACTGTCAATGATAATTCTTGGATCTTTGACAAGTTTAAGTTTAGCATTATAGATCGTGTCATTCCCTGTGTTTTTAACCGGGATACTGTAATATGCCCGAAACCCTGGTCGGGCTGGTGAGTTAGGTACTATTGAAACCATACCGTCCTTTACTTTCGTTATTGGTTGCAATCCAATATTTACGGTATCCGAAACTCCGATTTTTTTCGTGAAGTTAATGGTGATGTTGGAAGGAGTTACAGTATAATGGGATTTTGCCAAAGTCAATTGAATATTCACAAGTCCACTGTCGGTAGTTAAACGAAAGCTTCCTTTTTCTGAGTAAGCTATAGAACTTTTGCTGTTTACTGTTCCTGTAATTTTTGCCAGTTGAGTATAAGGTTTTTCAGTGGGGTCTTTAATGCCATTCTTGTTTGCATCAATATATATATGCCCAATGATTTCATTCTTCCCTTGCCCTTGCTGAAAGTATCTGTATTCTCCGTCAATTTTAATTGTTCTTCTATAAATATCAACAACGGTTGATGTTTGAAAGCTTGCATTTATGGCATAGGTGCCATGAACCGGATAGCCCCACTGGCCATATAAATCTCCTGAGTAGAATGGTCCTCCTCTTGATTGTATACCTTCCTGGGTTACGCATCTAATATTACCCCTTGTGAGATAGTTGATTTCGTAAGGGTTATTTTTCGACTGCCAGAGTTCTAATGCATTGCCGTCAAAATCTAAGGTTAAGTTGATACTGTCTTCCGTTCTACAGCCTGTTATGGTGTCAACCACAATATGACGGATTAACCTGTTTGCTGAATCGAGATTATGAAGTTGATAGAGAGGTGTACTGTAGCAATATTGTACCGCATAGTTAACAAGACCTGACGAGTATTTATGTTGCAGAAAAGGAGTAGAGCCTGTTGAAATAATATCCTTGTTGTCTAAAATCCAAGTATGTTTTTTTTGATTTGCTTTGTCGAGCGGCTTTCCTTCAAAATCATACTTTTCACTTCCATAACTTCTTTTGATCCTTATTTTGCCAGTGCAGTCTGCAAGTTGTACTTGTAATGTATCATAGAATTCTTTGTAGCATTTGCCGCCATTAAATTGAAGCACGACCTTAATATTGTACTGGCCGGAATTAGTATAGGCGTGTGTAGGAACAGAACTGAATGTAGCAGAATCGCCATCACCAAAAAACCATGTAAACCGTTCCATTGTTTCACCCGCAAAGTCTTTCTGCTGATTATAAAATGTAAATGTATTGTTTGCAAATGTATCAAGGAGCACAGGGTTAATGTTATTAACTGCAGCGTCGCAATTTGTTAGCTTGCTGATAATTACCTGGAAAGAACTTTGACTGGTACATCCTGAAATAGGATCACGAATGATATGTCTAATAATGTAAGTTCCTTTTTGTGGGTACTGATAGACAGGTTTTACATCATACAATGTTACACCGTTGCCCATTTGCCATTCGTGGGTACGGTAGTCCAACGCTGTATCGTTTGGAGTTAACTTAACGGTGCTTGTGTCTTTTATTAATACTGCACTTGAAATGCATGTGTAATTCGGCATTCTTGTTTCCACAAATTGAACAGAAGTGTCGCTCCCGCTTGCATTTGTTACAATTAATCTGATTGTATCTTTTTGAAGACGGTTGCTGATATAAGAAGTGCTGTAATCGTTACTTAGAAGTTGACCGTTTTTTGTCCATGTATATGTGTATCCTTTTGATGAAAGATTATTGAGTGATACTTTATTTTGAGTGCTTAGTTGTGAAAGGTCTGTCCGGAATACAGATTCTGGCAAAGGAGTACCTCCCTGGTTAGTTGTTCTGAATGTTCCCGGACCTGATACAGACTGGTAAGCTGTTTGTTGATCATAAAAATATAGCGCCTGAAAAGTATAACTGCTTGAAGGATTGTCAGGAACACCGATCATACGATCCCATGTTTGTCCGCTGGTGTTTGTTTTATATATACCATTGCCCATTTGGGCAATACCGGTACTGTCATTAAAAAAATGCCATTGTGAAAGAGAAAAATCCAGAGGCGCCTCCGGTATAGTTTTTTTTGTGAAACTAGTGCTTCCATTTAAAGATTGGTATATTCCGTTGCTGGTATAAACATATAGTTTATTAGTACCGGTTGCAAAAACATTATAAACTTCTGAACCTGCAAGGGAGTTAACCAAGGTGATAGTGCTAGATGTAGTTGATACTTTATATAAACCATTTTCGCCCGCAATATAGCCTTCCGTTTCACTAACAAAAGACAGTTCCCTCATTATACCTGTTATACTCGTGCCTACCGCATTCCAGGTGTTACCTCCATTGGTTGTTTTGAGTAATTGTTTTTGATGAATAGCAAAACCCACTGATGCCGAAACAAATTGCATGTCTACAACATATTGGGGCAAAGGGGTAGTATTAGCAGGTGCAGCATAAACAAGTTGCCATGTTAAACCTTTGTCTACACTTTTAACTATAACCGGTAGTAATATATATGAACCAAAAGCAAACAAAGTATTGCTTGAGTTTAAGTATACACCATCCAGAGTCATACCCAATGGTAACTCAGGTACTACAATGTTTCGTTTTGTATATGTTGCTCCTCCATTTGTGGTATAACCGATAAAATCATCACCGAGATAATCATTTACAGCCATGAAGCCTTCGTCCGCAGTTATGAAAGCATAACCTTCGATAAATTGTTCATTATTT
The DNA window shown above is from Lacibacter sp. H375 and carries:
- a CDS encoding DUF7619 domain-containing protein, encoding MRKNLFVLLLLFFCSVLSAYAQWQKVSSYPVNNEQFIEGYAFITADEGFMAVNDYLGDDFIGYTTNGGATYTKRNIVVPELPLGMTLDGVYLNSSNTLFAFGSYILLPVIVKSVDKGLTWQLVYAAPANTTPLPQYVVDMQFVSASVGFAIHQKQLLKTTNGGNTWNAVGTSITGIMRELSFVSETEGYIAGENGLYKVSTTSSTITLVNSLAGSEVYNVFATGTNKLYVYTSNGIYQSLNGSTSFTKKTIPEAPLDFSLSQWHFFNDSTGIAQMGNGIYKTNTSGQTWDRMIGVPDNPSSSYTFQALYFYDQQTAYQSVSGPGTFRTTNQGGTPLPESVFRTDLSQLSTQNKVSLNNLSSKGYTYTWTKNGQLLSNDYSTSYISNRLQKDTIRLIVTNASGSDTSVQFVETRMPNYTCISSAVLIKDTSTVKLTPNDTALDYRTHEWQMGNGVTLYDVKPVYQYPQKGTYIIRHIIRDPISGCTSQSSFQVIISKLTNCDAAVNNINPVLLDTFANNTFTFYNQQKDFAGETMERFTWFFGDGDSATFSSVPTHAYTNSGQYNIKVVLQFNGGKCYKEFYDTLQVQLADCTGKIRIKRSYGSEKYDFEGKPLDKANQKKHTWILDNKDIISTGSTPFLQHKYSSGLVNYAVQYCYSTPLYQLHNLDSANRLIRHIVVDTITGCRTEDSINLTLDFDGNALELWQSKNNPYEINYLTRGNIRCVTQEGIQSRGGPFYSGDLYGQWGYPVHGTYAINASFQTSTVVDIYRRTIKIDGEYRYFQQGQGKNEIIGHIYIDANKNGIKDPTEKPYTQLAKITGTVNSKSSIAYSEKGSFRLTTDSGLVNIQLTLAKSHYTVTPSNITINFTKKIGVSDTVNIGLQPITKVKDGMVSIVPNSPARPGFRAYYSIPVKNTGNDTIYNAKLKLVKDPRIIIDSLKPAASSISNDSITWSIGTLLPNPDSVFTIKISGTVAVPPTVNGGDTLRYGILLNGYTGEIDATDNEYKYNQLVVNAYDPNDKRDNRAGIMRKTEIDSTAWIYYMIRFQNTGNAAAYNVILRDTLESKLNWGSFEMIESSHSNKVTVENNNQVCWLFKNIMLPDSTRDKAGSNGYVLFRIKANANLLPGDTIRNKASIYFDYNLPIVTNQSKISIRSVDVVTGISGIQLLEGSLKIAPNPAKNIAQLVIKAKLKGQSSVILRSWDGKLIWEKTIASINNEQIIIPINLEKLSSGVYFVTVINQGKILTQQFVLQ